One segment of Nothobranchius furzeri strain GRZ-AD chromosome 13, NfurGRZ-RIMD1, whole genome shotgun sequence DNA contains the following:
- the golim4a gene encoding Golgi integral membrane protein 4a isoform X3 translates to MGNGVCSRRQRRIFQCLLLVTVVCGMIYGGMMSYEMHTQLKRTEAMALKYQQHQESLSAQLQVVYEHRSRLEKSLQKERLEHKKAKEDYLVYKLEAQQSLTKEKQDANSKINSLQVQHQVLKNQHDELKRQYYELQDQHQAQGDDHSRLLDEHRERFSKLQQAKEMEVSHLNEHVHNLREENKKLREAHHDIHLKLQDAQIKHQDLKVAHDQLALTLEDHKSALAAAQAQVDQYKQLHENRAQQLQTVAIVTMSQTPVSKHTDKESHAQEKHETHWDTESRLNHQEGEEEEADAHSEILSHPTVSHPALSEREEDGEGEAERKRELAEEEMAQAGQPQKLEEDLDQQQDEQLEEEEEEEPDENTLAQQRREPQLENHVELHQDVRHVKSAYEEQQEQRRLEAQRAEERRQIQLRQEVLQAQREKVWKDREQRLKEEKEREEQQHREADRQEQVMREEHHRKKTEYENNIHYHQTTNEEEGEVHVLHEEEEVKQEVDHRVPPHQGVEGEVDPEDDPNNQGEDEFEEAEDERPQHRAAAEEEEEGVGEDEEPAAPAHHVDTHLRPEQHAAEEKLVMAGNPDQQEDTLDDQYQEEDEAQEDIAGGQKREEEEQGEEEEGEDPYNEENGEQK, encoded by the exons TGGTGTACGAGCATCGCTCCCGGTTGGAGAAGTCTCTTCAGAAGGAGAGGTTAGAGCACAAAAAGGCCAAAGAAG ATTATCTGGTTTATAAACTTGAAGCACAGCAATCTCTGACCAAGGAGAAG CAAGATGCAAACAGCAAAATCAACTCTTTACAAGTGCAGCATCAGGTGTTAAAG AATCAGCACGATGAGCTGAAGAGGCAGTACTAcgagctgcaggaccagcaccaGGCGCAGGGCGACGACCATAGCCGGCTGCTGGATGAACACAGGGAGCGCTTCAGTAAACTGCAGCAAGCCAAAGAGATGGAAGTCTCTCATCTCAATG AGCATGTGCACAACCTGAGAGAGGAAAATAAGAAGCTGAGAGAAGCTCACCATGACATTCACTTAAAGCTGCAGGATGCTCAG ATCAAGCATCAAGACCTGAAGGTGGCCCATGACCAGCTTGCACTAACGCTGGAGGACCACAAGAGTGCGCTGGCTGCAGCTCAG GCGCAGGTGGATCAGTACAAGCAGCTGCATGAAAACAGGGCCCAGCAGCTACAAACAGTCGCCATAGTGACCATGTCCCAGACTCCTGTTTCTAAACATACTGACAAAGAGTCGCACGCTCAGGAGAAACACGAGACTCACTGGGACACCGAGTCGAGG CTCAACCATCAGGAGGGGGAAGAGGAAGAGGCCGACGCCCACTCTGAGATTCTGTCTCACCCCACTGTGTCGCATCCCGCCTTGTCTGAGAGAGAGGAGGATGGAGAGGGGGAGGCAGAGAGGAAGAGGGAGCTGGCAGaggaggagatggcccaagccggACAGCCTCAGAAGCTGGAGGAAGACCTTGACCAGCAACAGGATGAGCAgctagaggaggaagaagaggaggagcctGATGAGAACACCTTGGCTCAACAGAGACGAGAGCCTCAGCTG GAGAACCATGTGGAGCTGCACCAAGACGTTCGCCACGTGAAGTCGGCCTATgaggagcagcaggagcagcggcgCCTAGAGGCCCAGAGGGCCGAGGAGCGCAGGCAGATCCAGCTCAGACAGGAAGTCCtgcaggcccagagagagaaggtgTGGAAGGACAGGGAGCAGAGGCTAAAGGAGGAGAAGGAACGAGAGGAGCAGCAACACAGAGAGGCTGACAGGCAAGAGCAAGTGATGAGAGAGGAGCACCACAG GAAGAAGACCGAGTATGAGAACAACATTCATTATCACCAGACTACCAACGAAGAAG AGGGAGAAGTTCATGTGCTacacgaggaggaggaggtcaaacaggaagtggatcaCAGGGTGCCCCCACATCAG GGTGTTGAAGGTGAAGTGGACCCTGAGGACGACCCCAACAACCAAGGAGAGGACGAGTTTGAGGAAGCAGAGGACGAGCGGCCGCAGCATAGGGCTGCtgctgaagaagaagaggagggagTAGGAGAGGATGAGGAGCCAGCTGCACCTGCCCACCATGTCGACACTCACTTAAGACCCGAACAGCATGCTGCAGAGGAGAAACTGGTG ATGGCCGGAAACCCAGATCAACAGGAAGACACGCTGGATGACCAGTACCAGGAAGAGGATGAG GCTCAGGAGGACATAGCTGGTGGGCAGAAGAGAGAGGAAGAAGAGCAGggagaagaggaggaaggagaagaTCCGTATAACGAAGAGAACGGAGAGCAG AAGTGA
- the golim4a gene encoding Golgi integral membrane protein 4a isoform X1, which translates to MGNGVCSRRQRRIFQCLLLVTVVCGMIYGGMMSYEMHTQLKRTEAMALKYQQHQESLSAQLQVVYEHRSRLEKSLQKERLEHKKAKEDYLVYKLEAQQSLTKEKQDANSKINSLQVQHQVLKNQHDELKRQYYELQDQHQAQGDDHSRLLDEHRERFSKLQQAKEMEVSHLNEHVHNLREENKKLREAHHDIHLKLQDAQIKHQDLKVAHDQLALTLEDHKSALAAAQAQVDQYKQLHENRAQQLQTVAIVTMSQTPVSKHTDKESHAQEKHETHWDTESRLNHQEGEEEEADAHSEILSHPTVSHPALSEREEDGEGEAERKRELAEEEMAQAGQPQKLEEDLDQQQDEQLEEEEEEEPDENTLAQQRREPQLENHVELHQDVRHVKSAYEEQQEQRRLEAQRAEERRQIQLRQEVLQAQREKVWKDREQRLKEEKEREEQQHREADRQEQVMREEHHRKKTEYENNIHYHQTTNEEEGEVHVLHEEEEVKQEVDHRVPPHQGVEGEVDPEDDPNNQGEDEFEEAEDERPQHRAAAEEEEEGVGEDEEPAAPAHHVDTHLRPEQHAAEEKLVMAGNPDQQEDTLDDQYQEEDEAQEDIAGGQKREEEEQGEEEEGEDPYNEENGEQTEVKNQEGPKKEGNHRNGANNYEEEDEEVEEDAAGGDGRTNQRAEM; encoded by the exons TGGTGTACGAGCATCGCTCCCGGTTGGAGAAGTCTCTTCAGAAGGAGAGGTTAGAGCACAAAAAGGCCAAAGAAG ATTATCTGGTTTATAAACTTGAAGCACAGCAATCTCTGACCAAGGAGAAG CAAGATGCAAACAGCAAAATCAACTCTTTACAAGTGCAGCATCAGGTGTTAAAG AATCAGCACGATGAGCTGAAGAGGCAGTACTAcgagctgcaggaccagcaccaGGCGCAGGGCGACGACCATAGCCGGCTGCTGGATGAACACAGGGAGCGCTTCAGTAAACTGCAGCAAGCCAAAGAGATGGAAGTCTCTCATCTCAATG AGCATGTGCACAACCTGAGAGAGGAAAATAAGAAGCTGAGAGAAGCTCACCATGACATTCACTTAAAGCTGCAGGATGCTCAG ATCAAGCATCAAGACCTGAAGGTGGCCCATGACCAGCTTGCACTAACGCTGGAGGACCACAAGAGTGCGCTGGCTGCAGCTCAG GCGCAGGTGGATCAGTACAAGCAGCTGCATGAAAACAGGGCCCAGCAGCTACAAACAGTCGCCATAGTGACCATGTCCCAGACTCCTGTTTCTAAACATACTGACAAAGAGTCGCACGCTCAGGAGAAACACGAGACTCACTGGGACACCGAGTCGAGG CTCAACCATCAGGAGGGGGAAGAGGAAGAGGCCGACGCCCACTCTGAGATTCTGTCTCACCCCACTGTGTCGCATCCCGCCTTGTCTGAGAGAGAGGAGGATGGAGAGGGGGAGGCAGAGAGGAAGAGGGAGCTGGCAGaggaggagatggcccaagccggACAGCCTCAGAAGCTGGAGGAAGACCTTGACCAGCAACAGGATGAGCAgctagaggaggaagaagaggaggagcctGATGAGAACACCTTGGCTCAACAGAGACGAGAGCCTCAGCTG GAGAACCATGTGGAGCTGCACCAAGACGTTCGCCACGTGAAGTCGGCCTATgaggagcagcaggagcagcggcgCCTAGAGGCCCAGAGGGCCGAGGAGCGCAGGCAGATCCAGCTCAGACAGGAAGTCCtgcaggcccagagagagaaggtgTGGAAGGACAGGGAGCAGAGGCTAAAGGAGGAGAAGGAACGAGAGGAGCAGCAACACAGAGAGGCTGACAGGCAAGAGCAAGTGATGAGAGAGGAGCACCACAG GAAGAAGACCGAGTATGAGAACAACATTCATTATCACCAGACTACCAACGAAGAAG AGGGAGAAGTTCATGTGCTacacgaggaggaggaggtcaaacaggaagtggatcaCAGGGTGCCCCCACATCAG GGTGTTGAAGGTGAAGTGGACCCTGAGGACGACCCCAACAACCAAGGAGAGGACGAGTTTGAGGAAGCAGAGGACGAGCGGCCGCAGCATAGGGCTGCtgctgaagaagaagaggagggagTAGGAGAGGATGAGGAGCCAGCTGCACCTGCCCACCATGTCGACACTCACTTAAGACCCGAACAGCATGCTGCAGAGGAGAAACTGGTG ATGGCCGGAAACCCAGATCAACAGGAAGACACGCTGGATGACCAGTACCAGGAAGAGGATGAG GCTCAGGAGGACATAGCTGGTGGGCAGAAGAGAGAGGAAGAAGAGCAGggagaagaggaggaaggagaagaTCCGTATAACGAAGAGAACGGAGAGCAG ACAGAAGTGAAAAACCAGGAAGGACCAAAAAAGGAGGGGAACCATCGAAACGGAGCGAATAATTACGAGGAAGAAGATGAGGAGGTAGAGGAAGATGCAGCTGGTGGAGACGGGAGGACTAATCAGAGGGCTGAAATGTAG
- the golim4a gene encoding Golgi integral membrane protein 4a isoform X2, giving the protein MGNGVCSRRQRRIFQCLLLVTVVCGMIYGGMMSYEMHTQLKRTEAMALKYQQHQESLSAQLQVVYEHRSRLEKSLQKERLEHKKAKEDYLVYKLEAQQSLTKEKQDANSKINSLQVQHQVLKNQHDELKRQYYELQDQHQAQGDDHSRLLDEHRERFSKLQQAKEMEVSHLNEHVHNLREENKKLREAHHDIHLKLQDAQIKHQDLKVAHDQLALTLEDHKSALAAAQAQVDQYKQLHENRAQQLQTVAIVTMSQTPVSKHTDKESHAQEKHETHWDTESRLNHQEGEEEEADAHSEILSHPTVSHPALSEREEDGEGEAERKRELAEEEMAQAGQPQKLEEDLDQQQDEQLEEEEEEEPDENTLAQQRREPQLENHVELHQDVRHVKSAYEEQQEQRRLEAQRAEERRQIQLRQEVLQAQREKVWKDREQRLKEEKEREEQQHREADRKKTEYENNIHYHQTTNEEEGEVHVLHEEEEVKQEVDHRVPPHQGVEGEVDPEDDPNNQGEDEFEEAEDERPQHRAAAEEEEEGVGEDEEPAAPAHHVDTHLRPEQHAAEEKLVMAGNPDQQEDTLDDQYQEEDEAQEDIAGGQKREEEEQGEEEEGEDPYNEENGEQTEVKNQEGPKKEGNHRNGANNYEEEDEEVEEDAAGGDGRTNQRAEM; this is encoded by the exons TGGTGTACGAGCATCGCTCCCGGTTGGAGAAGTCTCTTCAGAAGGAGAGGTTAGAGCACAAAAAGGCCAAAGAAG ATTATCTGGTTTATAAACTTGAAGCACAGCAATCTCTGACCAAGGAGAAG CAAGATGCAAACAGCAAAATCAACTCTTTACAAGTGCAGCATCAGGTGTTAAAG AATCAGCACGATGAGCTGAAGAGGCAGTACTAcgagctgcaggaccagcaccaGGCGCAGGGCGACGACCATAGCCGGCTGCTGGATGAACACAGGGAGCGCTTCAGTAAACTGCAGCAAGCCAAAGAGATGGAAGTCTCTCATCTCAATG AGCATGTGCACAACCTGAGAGAGGAAAATAAGAAGCTGAGAGAAGCTCACCATGACATTCACTTAAAGCTGCAGGATGCTCAG ATCAAGCATCAAGACCTGAAGGTGGCCCATGACCAGCTTGCACTAACGCTGGAGGACCACAAGAGTGCGCTGGCTGCAGCTCAG GCGCAGGTGGATCAGTACAAGCAGCTGCATGAAAACAGGGCCCAGCAGCTACAAACAGTCGCCATAGTGACCATGTCCCAGACTCCTGTTTCTAAACATACTGACAAAGAGTCGCACGCTCAGGAGAAACACGAGACTCACTGGGACACCGAGTCGAGG CTCAACCATCAGGAGGGGGAAGAGGAAGAGGCCGACGCCCACTCTGAGATTCTGTCTCACCCCACTGTGTCGCATCCCGCCTTGTCTGAGAGAGAGGAGGATGGAGAGGGGGAGGCAGAGAGGAAGAGGGAGCTGGCAGaggaggagatggcccaagccggACAGCCTCAGAAGCTGGAGGAAGACCTTGACCAGCAACAGGATGAGCAgctagaggaggaagaagaggaggagcctGATGAGAACACCTTGGCTCAACAGAGACGAGAGCCTCAGCTG GAGAACCATGTGGAGCTGCACCAAGACGTTCGCCACGTGAAGTCGGCCTATgaggagcagcaggagcagcggcgCCTAGAGGCCCAGAGGGCCGAGGAGCGCAGGCAGATCCAGCTCAGACAGGAAGTCCtgcaggcccagagagagaaggtgTGGAAGGACAGGGAGCAGAGGCTAAAGGAGGAGAAGGAACGAGAGGAGCAGCAACACAGAGAGGCTGACAG GAAGAAGACCGAGTATGAGAACAACATTCATTATCACCAGACTACCAACGAAGAAG AGGGAGAAGTTCATGTGCTacacgaggaggaggaggtcaaacaggaagtggatcaCAGGGTGCCCCCACATCAG GGTGTTGAAGGTGAAGTGGACCCTGAGGACGACCCCAACAACCAAGGAGAGGACGAGTTTGAGGAAGCAGAGGACGAGCGGCCGCAGCATAGGGCTGCtgctgaagaagaagaggagggagTAGGAGAGGATGAGGAGCCAGCTGCACCTGCCCACCATGTCGACACTCACTTAAGACCCGAACAGCATGCTGCAGAGGAGAAACTGGTG ATGGCCGGAAACCCAGATCAACAGGAAGACACGCTGGATGACCAGTACCAGGAAGAGGATGAG GCTCAGGAGGACATAGCTGGTGGGCAGAAGAGAGAGGAAGAAGAGCAGggagaagaggaggaaggagaagaTCCGTATAACGAAGAGAACGGAGAGCAG ACAGAAGTGAAAAACCAGGAAGGACCAAAAAAGGAGGGGAACCATCGAAACGGAGCGAATAATTACGAGGAAGAAGATGAGGAGGTAGAGGAAGATGCAGCTGGTGGAGACGGGAGGACTAATCAGAGGGCTGAAATGTAG